In the Pseudanabaena sp. PCC 7367 genome, one interval contains:
- a CDS encoding glycosyltransferase family 2 protein, which produces MEASIIIPTYNGGELLRKTLQAIYAQQTNKAYEVVIIDSGSRPDTIAIINEFPVKLLEIPNSTFNHGLTRDQAAAAASGKVLIFINQDAEPGDRNWLEQMVEPFNQDENLLAVQGGIRERLDMHRFFWDSCGETFYFTSESKNWISRFHNMGFSTVNAAIRRSAWQQHPFGKMSIFEDKGFQRQVHHQGNEIVYGEGWVYHTHDYTYKQLKKRCQDEGYGWRLVGESYPLIDCIRDALVLKNYTKLLRGIRDRKVTKWSEIAFPFMRPFWVYKGNHFNRGLL; this is translated from the coding sequence ATGGAAGCAAGTATTATTATCCCCACCTACAATGGCGGCGAGTTGCTGCGTAAAACCCTTCAAGCGATTTATGCACAGCAGACCAACAAAGCATATGAGGTAGTGATCATTGATTCGGGTTCCCGGCCAGATACGATCGCCATCATCAATGAATTTCCGGTCAAGCTGTTGGAAATCCCCAATAGCACTTTTAATCATGGCCTCACCCGTGATCAGGCCGCCGCTGCTGCCTCTGGCAAGGTGTTGATTTTTATTAATCAAGATGCCGAACCAGGCGATCGAAACTGGCTTGAGCAAATGGTGGAGCCCTTTAACCAGGATGAGAATTTGCTGGCGGTGCAGGGTGGCATCCGTGAGCGCCTTGATATGCATCGTTTTTTCTGGGATTCCTGCGGCGAGACGTTTTATTTTACTTCCGAGTCTAAAAACTGGATTAGCCGTTTTCACAACATGGGCTTTTCGACCGTGAATGCAGCGATCCGCCGATCGGCCTGGCAGCAGCACCCCTTTGGCAAGATGTCGATCTTTGAGGACAAAGGATTTCAGCGCCAGGTACACCACCAGGGTAATGAAATTGTCTATGGTGAAGGCTGGGTCTATCACACCCACGACTACACCTACAAGCAACTTAAAAAACGCTGCCAGGATGAGGGCTATGGCTGGCGGTTGGTGGGCGAGAGCTATCCACTGATTGATTGTATCCGTGATGCATTGGTGCTGAAAAATTATACTAAGTTGCTACGGGGTATCCGCGATCGCAAGGTAACCAAATGGTCAGAAATTGCCTTCCCCTTTATGCGACCATTCTGGGTATATAAGGGCAATCATTTCAATCGGGGCTTGTTGTAG
- a CDS encoding zeta toxin family protein, translated as MPRSQSRLSTKILKKSKLFILAAIVFAIMPIAFNNIDSNGDRLFLTHANPAKSASLITSTVAANPGQNLSPSRLSGHDNNAPNSAKRLIDLGNNAIAAEIAPSLERSQGAIDPRLERAFEYRQTIVGLMLAEANQRRFDPCGEGTSCYGIIKQYAEKIDSTDRFIAELNPTYSPWRDGLDGMVDPRVDRNGTLTTYADNIERQLLYEFLVAQRLAQSVAQSEQLEAILTMGGPGSGKSTVLRQLDLCQAGTIINADDFKADFAEYQAGLAAKDRLTASRVHEESSLLARRTRNESIQTQRSFCWDGTLSDREEALKLISILQSRGYHVTVIGAMLPAQIGVERVINRGERTGRFIPLEVVTDSYEKIAQHAEQVVIAADRGYLYDTNVEFGKEPPLVARYEKGEPQFRNADFLARLKAGQL; from the coding sequence ATGCCGCGATCCCAAAGCCGACTAAGCACCAAAATCCTCAAAAAGAGCAAGCTATTTATTTTGGCAGCGATCGTGTTTGCGATTATGCCCATTGCCTTTAATAACATTGATAGCAATGGCGATCGCCTGTTTTTAACCCATGCTAATCCTGCCAAATCAGCCAGTCTGATCACGAGTACAGTTGCTGCAAATCCAGGGCAAAACCTCTCCCCATCTCGCCTTAGCGGTCATGATAATAATGCCCCTAATTCTGCTAAGCGTCTGATTGACCTTGGTAATAATGCGATCGCCGCTGAAATTGCTCCCTCGCTTGAGCGATCACAGGGCGCGATTGACCCACGCTTAGAACGGGCATTTGAATATCGCCAGACGATCGTAGGGCTGATGTTAGCGGAGGCCAACCAACGGCGGTTTGATCCCTGTGGTGAAGGGACATCGTGCTATGGAATTATTAAACAATATGCGGAGAAAATCGACTCTACCGATCGCTTCATTGCCGAGCTGAATCCCACCTATTCCCCCTGGCGGGATGGTTTGGATGGGATGGTTGACCCCAGGGTCGATCGTAACGGCACCCTGACCACCTACGCAGACAATATCGAGCGGCAGTTACTATATGAATTTCTGGTGGCGCAACGCTTGGCGCAGTCTGTGGCTCAAAGTGAACAACTAGAAGCGATCCTAACCATGGGTGGCCCTGGTTCTGGTAAAAGCACGGTACTGCGGCAGCTCGATCTATGCCAGGCGGGCACGATCATTAATGCCGATGATTTCAAGGCTGATTTTGCCGAATACCAGGCAGGTTTGGCAGCGAAAGATCGCCTCACTGCCAGTCGTGTCCATGAGGAATCATCTTTGTTGGCCAGACGTACCCGCAATGAGTCGATCCAAACTCAGCGGAGTTTTTGCTGGGATGGCACTCTTTCTGATCGTGAAGAGGCGCTGAAGTTAATTAGTATCCTGCAATCGCGGGGCTACCATGTGACCGTGATTGGGGCAATGTTGCCTGCCCAAATTGGTGTGGAACGGGTGATCAACCGGGGGGAACGCACTGGTCGGTTTATCCCGCTAGAGGTGGTAACAGATTCCTATGAAAAAATCGCGCAACATGCCGAACAGGTCGTGATCGCTGCCGATCGCGGTTATCTCTATGACACTAACGTGGAGTTTGGCAAGGAACCGCCCCTGGTGGCCAGGTATGAAAAGGGGGAGCCCCAATTTCGGAATGCTGACTTCCTGGCGCGATTGAAAGCAGGCCAGCTTTAG
- a CDS encoding HesB/IscA family protein — MIVLTEAAVSRVRSLQNQKSTTAPLRLGIKKGGCSGLSYVMEFADQLQATDHEYECSGVNIVIGEEDLGQLKGLELDYTEDLMGGGFRFRNPNASKSCSCGTSFATPKEVGEPVSCS; from the coding sequence ATGATCGTTCTTACTGAAGCCGCAGTTAGCCGGGTTAGAAGCCTGCAAAATCAAAAAAGTACCACAGCGCCATTGAGGTTAGGGATCAAAAAGGGGGGGTGTTCTGGCCTGTCCTATGTGATGGAATTTGCCGATCAGCTACAAGCCACCGATCATGAGTATGAATGTAGTGGCGTGAATATTGTGATTGGTGAAGAAGATTTAGGCCAGCTTAAGGGGCTAGAGCTTGACTACACCGAAGATCTGATGGGGGGTGGGTTTAGATTCCGCAATCCCAATGCTAGTAAGTCCTGTAGCTGTGGTACTTCGTTCGCAACCCCCAAAGAAGTGGGCGAGCCAGTTAGCTGTAGCTAG
- a CDS encoding LL-diaminopimelate aminotransferase, with protein sequence MQFADRLKSLSANVFADMDVAKAAAIAADQHLIDLSLGSSDLPTEGYILEAIAQALQDPTTHGYALFQSTRDFRVAAANWYAQKFGITVDPDTEVLALIGSQEGTAHLPLALLNPGDFALLQDPGYPSHYGGVYLASGQMYGMPLLAEHNFLPVFSDIPTPVLQSAKMMVLSYPHNPTAAIANLDFFTEAVEFCQQYNLALVHDFPYVDLVFDRSQPPSILQADRQRQVAIEFFTMSKSYNMGGFRVGFAIGNQALIKALRQVKAAVDFNQYRGILRGAIVALAGSQEPIDRMVQTFQDRRDAMVKALAEIGWKVPTPSATMYIWARLPERFASDSVKFCQDLVQATGVALSPGKGFGKSGEGYVRFALVHPPSVLQESARRIGEFIN encoded by the coding sequence ATGCAGTTTGCCGATCGCCTTAAATCTCTGAGTGCCAATGTATTTGCCGACATGGATGTGGCCAAGGCAGCCGCGATCGCAGCAGACCAGCACTTAATCGATCTGTCTTTGGGTTCCTCTGACCTGCCGACGGAAGGGTATATTCTGGAAGCGATCGCCCAGGCACTCCAAGACCCCACCACCCACGGCTATGCATTGTTCCAAAGCACTAGAGATTTTCGGGTGGCGGCAGCAAATTGGTATGCCCAAAAGTTTGGGATTACGGTTGACCCAGATACGGAAGTTCTGGCGCTAATTGGCTCCCAAGAAGGCACTGCCCATTTGCCCTTAGCATTGCTCAACCCCGGTGATTTTGCCCTGTTGCAAGATCCTGGCTACCCCTCTCACTATGGCGGTGTTTATTTAGCCAGTGGTCAAATGTATGGGATGCCGCTGCTGGCGGAGCATAATTTTTTGCCTGTGTTTAGTGATATCCCTACGCCTGTATTACAATCGGCCAAAATGATGGTGTTGAGCTATCCCCACAATCCCACCGCCGCGATCGCTAACTTAGACTTTTTCACTGAGGCCGTGGAATTTTGCCAGCAGTATAACCTTGCGCTGGTGCATGATTTTCCCTATGTAGATCTGGTGTTTGATCGCAGTCAACCGCCTTCGATTTTGCAAGCCGATCGGCAGCGGCAAGTGGCGATCGAATTTTTCACCATGTCCAAGTCCTATAATATGGGCGGCTTTCGGGTTGGCTTTGCGATCGGTAATCAGGCTTTAATCAAGGCATTGCGGCAGGTGAAGGCGGCAGTTGATTTTAATCAATATCGGGGCATTTTGCGGGGCGCGATCGTTGCTTTAGCAGGAAGTCAAGAGCCGATCGATCGGATGGTGCAAACTTTTCAGGATCGCCGCGATGCAATGGTCAAGGCTTTGGCGGAAATTGGCTGGAAAGTACCAACCCCAAGCGCAACGATGTATATCTGGGCGCGATTGCCAGAGCGGTTTGCATCTGACTCAGTTAAATTCTGCCAGGATTTAGTTCAGGCCACTGGGGTTGCCCTCTCACCTGGTAAAGGGTTTGGCAAAAGTGGCGAAGGTTATGTGCGTTTTGCCCTGGTGCATCCGCCATCGGTGTTGCAGGAGTCGGCGCGGCGGATTGGTGAGTTTATTAACTAA
- a CDS encoding ABC transporter substrate-binding protein: MNYTIKRWFKRGFKFLKYVLVSLLLVSILFACSNVGNQPNAPDPTGTNAANRITIGTIGELRTLDPADAFELLSGNILFNTLDRLYTYAPGTTEIVPQLATALPEISADGLTYRIPIREGVKFHDGTDFDATAMAFSLQRFIDLDGSPSFLLDDVESVEATSVTELVIKLKQPLQFFPKLLAFTGAGAISPTAYAESTEFQPNNLVGTGPYQLIEYKEGNVLRLDAFADYWGEKPANAGIDMQFISSNGNLLNAFKTGAVDVAFQTLSPTQIKNIEDNAAAEGWTVTSGQGATLLFMVVNVKQPPLDDVRVRQAIAAAIDRPLLQKRVFLNQRTPVYSMVPITFNAYKPTFQERYGDGNGELARQLLAEAGYSDQNPLLLNLWYPPQYAGSGDLVVSTLKAVIERNLGNIIKVKLDKVPKTTAYAFIEEGAYPTFLLDWIPDFFDPDNFISPFLRCNEADENGCIDGSTKYWGSFYNNEEMNKLIAQQRIEQDPIERNQMLGRIQEILARDVPFIPLWQNKEYAFAGKGIKGVTIEPTQQLPYWSISK, from the coding sequence GTGAATTACACGATCAAACGTTGGTTTAAGCGTGGCTTCAAGTTTTTAAAATATGTGCTGGTTAGCCTGCTGCTAGTCAGCATTCTTTTTGCTTGTAGTAATGTTGGTAATCAGCCCAATGCCCCTGATCCCACTGGCACGAATGCAGCGAACCGGATCACGATCGGCACGATCGGTGAATTGCGTACCCTCGATCCCGCCGATGCCTTTGAGTTACTCTCCGGCAATATATTATTTAATACGCTCGATCGGCTCTATACCTATGCCCCCGGTACAACCGAAATTGTGCCCCAATTGGCAACTGCCCTACCTGAGATTAGCGCCGATGGTTTAACCTATCGGATCCCAATTCGGGAGGGGGTTAAATTCCATGATGGGACTGATTTTGATGCGACGGCGATGGCGTTTTCGTTGCAACGGTTTATCGATCTAGATGGTTCTCCTTCTTTCCTGCTCGATGATGTGGAATCGGTGGAGGCTACCTCAGTCACAGAACTGGTAATCAAACTCAAACAGCCGCTGCAATTTTTCCCCAAGCTGCTTGCCTTTACGGGAGCGGGGGCGATCTCCCCGACGGCCTATGCTGAAAGTACAGAATTTCAGCCGAATAACCTGGTCGGCACTGGCCCATATCAGCTCATTGAATATAAAGAAGGCAATGTATTGCGCCTGGATGCGTTCGCGGATTATTGGGGCGAAAAGCCTGCCAACGCTGGGATCGACATGCAGTTTATTTCCTCCAATGGCAATCTGCTCAATGCCTTTAAAACCGGGGCGGTGGATGTGGCATTTCAAACCCTCAGCCCCACCCAGATCAAGAATATTGAAGATAACGCTGCTGCCGAAGGTTGGACAGTGACATCGGGCCAGGGGGCAACGCTTTTATTTATGGTGGTAAATGTGAAGCAGCCACCCTTGGATGATGTGCGAGTGCGACAGGCGATCGCGGCGGCGATCGATCGGCCTTTGCTGCAAAAACGGGTATTCCTGAATCAACGCACGCCGGTTTATAGCATGGTGCCGATCACATTCAATGCCTATAAGCCTACTTTTCAAGAACGATATGGCGATGGCAATGGTGAACTGGCGCGGCAATTACTAGCAGAGGCTGGCTATTCTGACCAAAATCCTTTGCTATTGAATTTGTGGTATCCCCCCCAATATGCCGGTAGTGGCGATCTGGTGGTTAGTACGCTCAAGGCAGTGATCGAGCGTAATTTGGGCAATATCATCAAGGTGAAATTAGATAAAGTGCCGAAAACCACCGCCTATGCTTTCATTGAAGAGGGCGCATATCCCACCTTTTTGCTGGATTGGATTCCTGACTTTTTTGACCCTGACAACTTCATCTCGCCTTTTCTCCGCTGTAATGAGGCCGACGAAAATGGTTGCATTGATGGCAGCACCAAATATTGGGGTTCTTTTTACAACAATGAAGAGATGAACAAATTGATCGCCCAGCAGCGAATCGAGCAAGACCCGATCGAGCGAAACCAGATGTTAGGAAGAATTCAAGAAATCCTGGCGCGGGATGTGCCGTTTATTCCGCTGTGGCAAAACAAAGAATATGCATTTGCTGGGAAAGGCATAAAGGGCGTAACGATCGAGCCAACCCAACAATTACCCTATTGGTCGATTAGTAAGTGA